Proteins found in one Aneurinibacillus uraniidurans genomic segment:
- the cyoC gene encoding cytochrome o ubiquinol oxidase subunit III produces the protein MAQAAAHHHDDHHHDHTEHETSLKMLGFWIFLITDCILFGTLFATFVVLRTHTDGGPTGKELFEIPIFVAETFILLTSSFTSGLAVLAMNKGNRSALIGWLVITALLGLAFVGLEVNEFIALAHEGATISRSAFLSAFFSLVGTHGLHVSLGLFWMTGLIFQLMRRGITGVTKRKIMIISLYWHFLDAVWIFLFTVVYLMGVM, from the coding sequence ATGGCACAAGCAGCTGCCCATCATCATGATGATCACCATCATGATCATACAGAACACGAGACATCGCTTAAGATGCTCGGGTTCTGGATCTTCCTGATCACGGACTGTATTCTCTTCGGTACATTGTTTGCGACCTTCGTTGTTCTTCGTACACATACGGATGGCGGTCCGACTGGTAAGGAACTATTCGAGATTCCTATATTTGTTGCTGAAACGTTTATCCTTTTGACAAGTAGTTTCACAAGTGGTCTGGCCGTACTGGCGATGAATAAGGGCAACCGTAGTGCTCTTATTGGCTGGCTTGTCATTACAGCGTTGCTTGGTCTAGCGTTCGTTGGTCTTGAGGTTAATGAGTTTATTGCACTTGCGCATGAAGGTGCAACAATCAGCCGTAGTGCATTCTTATCTGCGTTCTTCTCGCTCGTAGGTACACACGGTTTGCACGTTAGTCTCGGTCTTTTCTGGATGACAGGTCTGATCTTCCAGCTTATGCGCCGTGGTATTACAGGTGTAACGAAGCGTAAGATTATGATCATTAGCCTGTACTGGCACTTCCTTGACGCAGTGTGGATCTTCCTGTTCACTGTTGTTTACTTGATGGGGGTGATGTAA
- the cyoD gene encoding cytochrome o ubiquinol oxidase subunit IV gives MSAHEHQHHEEHGSVKSYIIGFILSIILSIIPIMIVVKHMLSPVATIASILVMAVLQFLIQLFFFMHIREGERPRYNVMALILGMVFVVTIVGGAIWIMAFNSQVQS, from the coding sequence ATGTCGGCACATGAACATCAACACCATGAAGAACATGGTTCTGTAAAGTCTTATATTATTGGGTTTATTCTGTCGATCATTCTTAGTATCATTCCGATCATGATCGTCGTGAAACACATGCTTAGCCCGGTTGCTACCATTGCATCCATCCTTGTGATGGCTGTACTTCAGTTCCTGATTCAGTTGTTCTTCTTTATGCATATTCGTGAAGGAGAGCGTCCGCGTTATAACGTCATGGCACTCATTCTTGGAATGGTGTTTGTTGTTACGATCGTAGGCGGTGCTATCTGGATTATGGCTTTCAACTCTCAGGTACAATCATAG
- a CDS encoding GntR family transcriptional regulator produces MDSITKAEPLHIQAYQVIKGLILRREYGPGERMVEARLAERLGISRGPVREAFRMLIQDGLLVQGEGAVYVYRPTVSDIVEVFQCRESLEGLAARLAAAFLTIEDRRELTNTIGKMRIAIEGNRPDEASVWDQSFHDIITRASGNRQLIDLLTGIKEKAIYMRSVILENRCDLFVTAISDHERIVHALERKNGEEAEQEMQTHIRRTIKRFLELVNENA; encoded by the coding sequence ATGGATAGTATTACAAAAGCCGAACCGCTGCATATTCAGGCATATCAAGTCATAAAAGGTTTGATTCTGCGAAGAGAATATGGACCTGGTGAGCGCATGGTAGAAGCTAGGCTAGCAGAACGTCTGGGGATTAGTCGAGGGCCGGTTCGAGAAGCATTTCGGATGCTTATTCAAGATGGATTACTTGTACAGGGAGAAGGCGCTGTATATGTGTATCGACCAACGGTTAGTGACATTGTAGAAGTGTTTCAATGTCGTGAAAGCCTTGAGGGGCTTGCTGCACGTCTTGCGGCAGCATTTCTTACGATTGAAGATAGACGTGAGCTTACCAATACAATCGGAAAAATGCGAATCGCTATTGAGGGTAATAGACCGGATGAGGCAAGCGTCTGGGATCAGTCGTTTCATGATATTATTACGCGTGCATCAGGCAATCGCCAGCTCATTGATCTGCTTACAGGCATTAAGGAAAAAGCCATCTATATGCGCAGTGTCATTCTTGAAAATCGATGTGATCTGTTTGTAACAGCGATCTCCGACCATGAAAGAATCGTACATGCATTGGAGAGGAAGAATGGAGAGGAAGCAGAGCAAGAAATGCAGACACATATTCGTCGTACGATAAAAAGATTCTTAGAACTTGTTAATGAAAACGCTTAA
- a CDS encoding ABC transporter substrate-binding protein, translating into MISKKWMSIAATAALSLGLLSGCGGGASQSTGGSDKSSGEQTAKIGVISFLTGSGSAYGEAITNGLKLAQDELNQENKGKLKVDLVIEDSAGKKDQAITAANKLINNDNVVGIIGPTLSGEMFAAAPIANSNGVPIMGTSTTAEGITDSGDYVFRNALPESIAIPEAVKKVVEKEKIKKVALMYSSNNDFCVSGYKTMEKTAKELGLEIVDTKTFADGDTDYSAQLTAIASKKPDAVLVSSLYKEGGLILSKAREMGLNVPFIGGNGFNSPQLVKQAGAAADNAYVGSPWYPGGSPKADEFVKKYEQKYGKKPDQFAAQAYDALYIMTTSLKNSGKADDREALKEALKGLKNFEGVTGKFQFDEKRNPVMEVKVLHVEKGEFKLVK; encoded by the coding sequence ATGATTTCGAAAAAATGGATGAGTATAGCGGCAACAGCAGCCCTTTCATTAGGGTTGTTGTCAGGATGTGGGGGCGGTGCCTCGCAGAGTACAGGAGGAAGTGATAAATCTTCTGGAGAGCAGACTGCTAAAATCGGGGTTATTTCTTTTCTTACAGGAAGCGGCTCCGCTTATGGGGAAGCAATCACGAATGGCCTGAAACTGGCACAGGACGAGCTGAATCAGGAAAACAAGGGAAAGCTTAAAGTCGACCTTGTGATTGAAGATTCAGCTGGTAAAAAAGATCAGGCCATCACTGCGGCAAACAAACTGATTAATAATGATAATGTAGTTGGCATTATTGGACCTACACTGAGTGGTGAGATGTTTGCAGCTGCACCGATCGCGAATTCGAATGGTGTGCCAATCATGGGAACATCGACAACAGCGGAAGGGATTACGGATAGTGGAGACTATGTATTCCGTAATGCTCTGCCTGAGTCCATTGCCATTCCAGAGGCAGTCAAAAAAGTTGTGGAGAAAGAAAAAATTAAAAAAGTTGCTCTTATGTATTCCAGCAACAATGATTTCTGTGTATCAGGCTACAAGACAATGGAGAAGACAGCAAAAGAGCTTGGACTTGAAATTGTGGATACGAAAACATTTGCAGACGGTGATACCGACTACAGTGCACAACTGACAGCTATTGCATCGAAAAAGCCGGATGCAGTGCTTGTATCTTCCCTGTATAAAGAAGGCGGACTTATTCTTTCTAAAGCAAGAGAGATGGGGCTGAATGTTCCATTTATCGGTGGTAATGGCTTTAACTCACCGCAGCTAGTAAAACAGGCAGGTGCGGCAGCTGACAATGCATACGTGGGCAGCCCATGGTATCCAGGTGGTTCGCCGAAGGCTGATGAGTTTGTAAAGAAATATGAGCAAAAGTACGGCAAGAAGCCGGATCAGTTCGCAGCTCAGGCATATGATGCTCTGTATATTATGACGACATCTCTTAAAAACTCTGGCAAAGCAGATGACCGTGAAGCATTGAAAGAAGCATTGAAAGGTCTGAAAAACTTTGAAGGTGTAACAGGTAAGTTCCAGTTCGACGAAAAGCGTAACCCGGTGATGGAAGTTAAAGTCCTTCACGTTGAAAAGGGAGAATTTAAGCTAGTGAAATAA
- a CDS encoding branched-chain amino acid ABC transporter permease, whose amino-acid sequence MLTQQLINGLTLGSTYALVALGYTLIFGVLEIINMAHGEIFMFGAFVGLMTVLYYKGSLLTAIIAAIIATMLIGLLMEWIALRPLRRQKGASHLASLISTIGVSIFLENLAHKLFGPETQPFPIPFTNVTYELGSVRISLVQIIIFTIAVAVMIALQVWLGKTRYGRALRATAENIETAAILGVNTRRIILLTVLLASALGGLAGVLVGMGFNAVTPTMGVSVGLKGLAIIILGGMGSVPGAMVGGLVLGVTEVLAVVYGDSAYRDAVAFGMIIVILLLRPQGIFGSKQPVRR is encoded by the coding sequence ATGCTGACACAACAGCTTATTAACGGATTAACCCTCGGAAGTACGTATGCCCTAGTTGCACTAGGGTATACGTTAATTTTCGGGGTATTAGAGATTATTAATATGGCACATGGCGAGATCTTCATGTTCGGTGCATTCGTCGGATTGATGACGGTGCTGTACTATAAGGGTTCACTTCTTACGGCGATCATCGCTGCAATTATTGCTACAATGTTAATTGGACTTCTAATGGAATGGATTGCACTGCGCCCATTACGCAGACAGAAGGGTGCATCGCATCTGGCATCTTTGATTAGCACAATTGGGGTTTCTATTTTTCTCGAAAATTTAGCTCACAAGTTGTTTGGACCAGAGACGCAGCCTTTTCCCATTCCGTTTACAAATGTAACGTATGAATTGGGTTCGGTTCGCATTTCCCTGGTCCAAATTATTATTTTCACCATTGCAGTTGCGGTGATGATCGCACTTCAAGTATGGCTAGGTAAAACACGATATGGACGGGCCTTACGTGCTACAGCAGAAAACATCGAGACAGCAGCCATTCTTGGGGTAAACACGCGAAGAATTATTTTGCTTACCGTGCTATTAGCCTCTGCATTAGGCGGTCTGGCAGGTGTTCTTGTCGGGATGGGCTTTAATGCTGTTACTCCGACGATGGGTGTCTCTGTAGGTCTCAAAGGTCTTGCGATTATTATTCTAGGTGGAATGGGAAGTGTACCAGGTGCAATGGTAGGCGGCCTCGTTCTTGGTGTAACGGAAGTACTGGCGGTTGTATACGGAGATTCCGCATATCGAGATGCGGTCGCATTCGGTATGATTATCGTAATTCTGCTTCTTAGACCACAAGGTATCTTCGGCTCCAAGCAGCCAGTTAGGCGGTGA
- a CDS encoding branched-chain amino acid ABC transporter permease has translation MHDLLNPYVLQIGIFILVNCMLAMSMYLPLSTGQLSLGAAGFMSIGAYSSALLTLKLQLPMPVGIIAGGLLAGVAGLAIGIPALRLSGVYLAICTLGFGEMVRVVLNNMEITNGALGLNGIPQLGQSLVKILRDMGIQARALGLSVPQFSSLLTIIVLFILLVLLVLFIYRQGKSRVGRAYEAILGDESAAQAMGINVTYYKVLAFVQGAIIAGMAGALSAHVTFFISPADFNYHKAVEVLIFAVLGGSGVIWGPLLGATLLTLLPEALRFASEYRMMIYGALLVFMMAFRPQGILDASTWRRLTAWRTRKQKSVNKEGVSS, from the coding sequence GTGCATGACTTGTTAAATCCATACGTACTGCAAATTGGTATTTTTATTTTGGTTAACTGTATGCTGGCAATGAGTATGTATTTGCCGCTTTCAACGGGACAGCTCTCACTTGGAGCGGCTGGGTTCATGAGTATTGGGGCCTATTCATCGGCGTTGCTGACACTTAAACTTCAATTGCCCATGCCTGTGGGAATCATAGCAGGTGGATTGCTTGCAGGTGTTGCCGGTCTTGCGATCGGGATTCCGGCCCTGCGATTGAGTGGGGTATACCTGGCGATTTGTACGCTTGGCTTTGGTGAGATGGTACGGGTTGTATTAAATAATATGGAGATTACGAATGGTGCACTTGGTTTAAATGGAATTCCTCAGCTTGGACAATCACTTGTAAAAATTCTTCGAGATATGGGGATTCAAGCTAGAGCACTGGGTTTAAGCGTACCGCAGTTTTCCTCTCTTCTGACCATTATCGTACTGTTTATTTTGCTCGTTTTGTTGGTTTTATTCATATATCGTCAAGGAAAGTCACGTGTAGGACGGGCATATGAGGCGATTCTTGGTGATGAAAGTGCCGCACAGGCGATGGGCATCAATGTGACCTATTACAAGGTGCTTGCATTTGTACAGGGGGCTATAATTGCTGGTATGGCCGGTGCACTATCTGCACATGTAACGTTCTTCATTAGCCCAGCAGATTTTAACTATCATAAAGCGGTTGAGGTGTTAATCTTTGCGGTACTTGGCGGAAGTGGCGTCATCTGGGGGCCGTTGCTTGGTGCCACACTACTAACATTGCTGCCAGAAGCACTTCGTTTTGCGAGTGAATATCGGATGATGATTTATGGGGCGCTCCTCGTCTTTATGATGGCATTCCGTCCGCAGGGAATTCTCGATGCTTCTACATGGCGTAGGTTGACTGCATGGCGGACGCGTAAACAAAAATCAGTTAATAAGGAAGGAGTGTCGTCATGA
- a CDS encoding ABC transporter ATP-binding protein yields the protein MSLKLENVSKVFGGLAALTEVSFEVERGEIFGLIGPNGAGKTTLFNVITAIFPPTSGTVSFEGKAISGMKPHQISELGITRTFQNIKLFDHISALENVMVGAHSRTKAGVLGSVFRTRSQKEEEHRTRARAEELLDIVGLNGYGDTIAENLAYGQQRRLEIARALATEPKLILLDEPAAGMNESETDDLFHLIKRIQSMDVTVVLIEHDMKLVMNICDHLAVINFGKKIAGGKPEDVQNNPEVIEAYLGKEEDE from the coding sequence ATGAGTTTGAAACTTGAGAACGTAAGCAAGGTTTTCGGCGGGTTGGCGGCGCTGACAGAAGTAAGTTTTGAAGTGGAAAGAGGAGAAATTTTCGGTTTGATCGGTCCGAATGGGGCAGGGAAAACGACGTTGTTTAATGTGATTACCGCGATTTTTCCACCAACTTCAGGTACTGTATCATTTGAGGGTAAGGCAATTAGCGGTATGAAGCCGCATCAAATATCAGAACTTGGCATTACACGAACTTTTCAGAATATTAAATTGTTTGACCATATCTCTGCATTAGAGAATGTAATGGTCGGTGCACATAGTCGGACGAAGGCGGGTGTGCTCGGCAGCGTATTCCGTACCCGTTCGCAGAAGGAAGAAGAACACCGTACGAGAGCCAGAGCGGAAGAACTGCTTGATATTGTAGGATTGAATGGATACGGAGATACAATCGCGGAAAATCTGGCATACGGTCAGCAGCGTCGTCTCGAAATCGCTCGGGCGTTAGCGACTGAGCCAAAGCTAATTTTGCTTGATGAGCCAGCAGCGGGCATGAATGAAAGTGAAACAGATGATTTGTTTCACCTGATCAAACGCATTCAGTCAATGGACGTAACGGTTGTACTGATCGAGCATGACATGAAGCTGGTCATGAACATTTGTGATCATCTGGCGGTTATTAACTTTGGGAAGAAAATCGCGGGTGGAAAGCCGGAAGATGTTCAGAATAACCCGGAAGTAATTGAAGCGTATCTAGGTAAGGAAGAGGATGAATAA
- a CDS encoding ABC transporter ATP-binding protein produces MLKLTGVETYYGNIQALKGIDIEVTQGEVVTMLGANGAGKTTTMKTIAGVLKPKAGRIEFMGEDITGMRPDQLVQRGISLVPEGRAILSKMTVLENLEMGAFQRRDHEVKQDIEKVMDRFPILRERVSQLGGTLSGGQQQMLAIARALMSRPKLLLLDEPSMGLAPLIIADIFRIIREINEEGTTVLLVEQNVRQALKVAHKGYVLETGRLVASGSSEDLLNDPKVKEAYLGVK; encoded by the coding sequence ATGTTAAAACTGACTGGGGTTGAAACATATTACGGCAACATTCAGGCACTGAAAGGCATTGATATTGAAGTAACGCAAGGAGAAGTCGTGACAATGCTCGGGGCGAACGGTGCGGGTAAGACGACGACCATGAAAACAATTGCGGGTGTGCTGAAGCCAAAAGCAGGCCGGATTGAATTCATGGGCGAAGACATTACTGGGATGCGCCCTGATCAGCTTGTACAGCGTGGCATCTCCCTTGTTCCAGAAGGCCGGGCGATCTTGTCTAAGATGACCGTGCTAGAAAATCTGGAGATGGGGGCGTTTCAGCGCCGTGATCATGAGGTTAAGCAAGATATCGAGAAGGTGATGGATCGTTTCCCGATTTTGCGTGAGCGTGTATCCCAGCTCGGTGGAACATTGTCCGGGGGTCAGCAGCAGATGCTAGCGATTGCCCGGGCACTCATGTCTCGGCCGAAGCTGCTTTTGCTGGATGAGCCTTCTATGGGACTTGCGCCACTTATTATCGCAGATATCTTCCGGATTATCCGCGAGATTAATGAGGAAGGAACAACCGTGCTTCTTGTTGAGCAGAATGTACGCCAGGCTTTGAAAGTAGCCCATAAAGGATATGTGCTGGAAACAGGCAGACTGGTTGCATCTGGTTCTTCGGAAGACCTTCTGAATGATCCGAAAGTAAAAGAAGCTTATCTTGGTGTGAAATAA
- a CDS encoding TrkH family potassium uptake protein gives MQKLSNRFSAQQLLVGAYFLATFLSVILLMLPLSLKEGVTLSFIDALFIATSAVSVTGLVTVNPVDTFSVFGTFVLIFACQVGGIGIMTLGTFLWILLGKNIGLSYRMLIMTDQNRNNLSGLVQLMKLVIGMAIFFEAIGTVTLGFYFWGAGYYATWYEAFYYALFHCVSSYTNAGIDIFGNSMLGFSHDYFVQGITMLLIMLGAIGFPVLVEAYEYFVKKCRPFRFSLYTKLTTLTFFFLIVVGFISILAIENNQAFIGMSWHEKVFYALFNSVTTRSCGLVTMNMTDFSTPTQFLMSIFMFIGASPSSVGGGIRTTTLAIMIFTVIAYARGRQEVQLFGRSLYQTDIIKSFVVFTVSSITVCTSIIILLILEHDRFSVMEVLFEVCSAFGTTGLSLGITSNLSTVSQCIIVLLMFMGRIGVPVLLFVFKNKQQSRIRYPGERVMIG, from the coding sequence ATGCAAAAACTATCCAACCGTTTTTCAGCCCAGCAGCTTCTTGTGGGCGCTTATTTTCTAGCAACGTTCCTATCCGTCATCCTGCTGATGCTCCCTCTTAGTCTAAAAGAAGGAGTTACACTTTCATTTATAGATGCGTTGTTCATTGCGACAAGTGCTGTAAGCGTAACGGGACTTGTTACGGTCAATCCTGTCGATACATTTAGTGTATTTGGCACGTTTGTTCTGATTTTCGCCTGTCAGGTCGGCGGGATTGGCATTATGACGCTGGGGACATTTCTCTGGATTCTACTGGGGAAAAATATCGGACTCTCGTATCGCATGCTCATCATGACGGATCAGAACCGGAATAATCTATCTGGGCTTGTCCAGTTGATGAAGCTTGTAATCGGCATGGCGATTTTTTTTGAAGCGATTGGAACGGTTACTCTCGGATTTTACTTCTGGGGAGCCGGTTATTATGCTACGTGGTACGAGGCGTTTTATTATGCACTCTTTCATTGTGTCTCCTCGTATACGAATGCTGGGATTGATATTTTCGGAAATTCTATGCTTGGATTCTCACACGATTATTTCGTACAAGGTATTACAATGCTGCTCATCATGCTTGGTGCAATCGGCTTTCCCGTACTTGTTGAAGCGTATGAATACTTTGTTAAAAAATGTCGTCCATTTCGCTTTTCGTTGTACACAAAGCTTACGACGCTTACCTTTTTCTTTTTGATTGTAGTTGGCTTTATTAGCATACTTGCAATCGAAAATAACCAGGCCTTTATCGGTATGAGCTGGCATGAAAAAGTATTTTATGCATTATTCAATTCTGTTACAACCCGAAGCTGTGGTCTTGTAACGATGAACATGACAGATTTTAGTACGCCTACACAGTTCCTGATGAGCATTTTTATGTTTATTGGGGCAAGTCCTTCTAGCGTAGGAGGCGGCATTCGTACTACGACGCTTGCGATTATGATATTTACTGTTATTGCATATGCACGTGGTCGTCAAGAAGTCCAATTATTTGGACGTTCCTTGTATCAGACAGACATTATCAAAAGCTTCGTTGTTTTTACCGTCTCCTCCATTACCGTATGCACCAGCATTATTATTCTGCTCATCCTTGAGCATGATCGCTTTTCTGTGATGGAAGTACTTTTTGAAGTATGCTCAGCATTCGGAACTACAGGGCTTTCACTCGGGATTACAAGTAATCTTTCCACGGTTAGCCAGTGTATCATTGTTCTACTTATGTTCATGGGGCGGATTGGCGTGCCGGTTCTCCTGTTCGTTTTCAAAAATAAGCAACAATCACGCATCCGTTATCCAGGCGAGCGAGTTATGATTGGATAA
- a CDS encoding Ig-like domain-containing protein: protein MSTTIKKVLVATFLVASIMFYHFPNSVVFAATETAANLTELESKLSTAMHSRVATYSITYTGGALTQSNVKAIIDSINSQDDYLYFTTKQYQYSLAISGNTSNLNFTFSYWENLAQTNTVDQVVTETLAQIITPDMNDYQKEKAIHDWIVKRISYDTSMVQHSAYAGVVAPYKTVCQGYALLAYKMLNQVGIETKILEGTAGGQAHAWVALKLDGAWYHLDPTWDDPVPDVAGRVKYDYYNLTDSQIKVNHSWTKTYPAAVTMFDEVLAQKKISDPTRVADYEAIEQALGLQYLKSENTASNRTELAAQIQSMIVNKESSKTFRYTSGSTFVADLSAVVTGLNNITSYGYTKSDFARTTDKGDVLVTVTLTYNTPTPVESVNLSTNSLSLKVGGPTAAVTATVAPSNASNKNVIWTTSDASVATVAQGVVKAVGGGKATITATTVDGNKQAAIDVTVTAPVTGVTIDPKTLILKVGEEDRTLQATVAPVSATNKAVTWISSNPAVATVDENGKVHAVKPGAATITVKTVDGLKTASCTVTVPVVGTTMKLPETLTVKMKTTSTLTPVFTPVNTTNKAVTWVSSNPEIATVSEKGVITPKTPGSTTITATAVDGGFTASTNVTVIWAVTGIKLDKTALSLKVGEEDVALTATITPENATNQAITWTSSNPAIATVDENGKVHAIKPGTVVITAKTVEGLKVASCRVTVPVVGTTMKLPEALTVKMKTTSTLTPVFTPVNTTNKAVTWVSSNPEIATVSEKGVITPKTPGSTTITATAVDGGFTASTNVTVIWAVTGIKLDKTALSLKVGEEDAALTATITPENATNQAITWTSSNPKIATVDENGKVHAVGSGTAIITAKTVEGGKVATCRVSSSVPVAGISLGERATAKIGTALKLTPVFTPIAPTNKNIVWTSSDPAVAVVSTSGIITPKSTGTATITVKTVDGNFTASTEVTVIQGVTSVTLNQTTLTMTVGDAAVQLLPTVNPITATNQSVTWVSSNPSVVTVDENGTIQAVSAGTATITVKTVDGNKTAICRVTVKKA from the coding sequence ATGAGTACTACTATAAAAAAAGTGCTAGTTGCTACGTTTCTAGTAGCTAGCATCATGTTTTACCATTTTCCGAATTCTGTTGTTTTTGCTGCTACAGAAACAGCGGCAAATTTAACCGAGCTGGAAAGCAAGTTGAGTACGGCTATGCACAGCCGTGTTGCCACATATAGTATTACGTATACGGGAGGGGCGCTGACACAAAGTAACGTGAAAGCAATCATTGACAGTATAAATAGTCAGGATGATTATCTTTACTTTACAACCAAACAGTATCAATACTCTCTCGCCATAAGTGGAAATACCTCAAATTTAAATTTCACTTTCTCTTATTGGGAAAATCTTGCGCAGACTAATACAGTGGATCAAGTTGTAACAGAAACGCTTGCGCAAATCATTACCCCTGATATGAATGACTACCAAAAAGAAAAAGCAATTCATGATTGGATCGTAAAGCGTATCTCTTATGACACAAGTATGGTACAGCATTCTGCCTATGCAGGTGTTGTGGCACCGTATAAGACGGTATGTCAGGGGTATGCTCTGCTTGCTTATAAAATGCTCAATCAAGTAGGCATCGAAACAAAAATTCTTGAAGGAACAGCTGGAGGGCAGGCACATGCATGGGTAGCACTAAAACTGGATGGAGCCTGGTACCATCTGGACCCGACGTGGGATGATCCGGTTCCAGACGTTGCGGGGAGAGTGAAATATGATTATTACAATCTTACAGACTCACAAATCAAAGTAAATCATTCGTGGACTAAGACATATCCTGCGGCTGTCACGATGTTTGATGAAGTTCTGGCACAGAAGAAGATAAGTGACCCTACTCGAGTAGCTGATTATGAAGCGATTGAGCAAGCACTTGGACTTCAGTATCTGAAGTCAGAAAATACAGCATCAAATCGTACCGAACTGGCCGCCCAAATTCAAAGCATGATCGTAAACAAGGAAAGCTCTAAGACATTCCGATATACAAGTGGTTCAACATTTGTAGCTGACCTAAGTGCGGTGGTAACCGGCTTAAACAATATTACTTCCTATGGGTATACAAAATCTGATTTTGCTCGGACAACAGATAAGGGAGATGTGCTTGTCACTGTTACGCTAACATATAATACTCCAACGCCTGTTGAGTCTGTAAATTTGTCCACTAATTCGCTCTCCTTAAAAGTTGGAGGACCGACTGCTGCGGTAACAGCCACAGTGGCACCAAGCAATGCAAGCAATAAAAATGTTATCTGGACAACAAGTGATGCGAGTGTGGCAACAGTGGCACAAGGAGTAGTCAAGGCAGTAGGCGGTGGCAAAGCGACCATTACTGCTACTACGGTAGATGGAAACAAACAGGCTGCCATTGATGTAACAGTTACAGCACCTGTAACTGGAGTCACCATAGATCCCAAAACGCTTATCTTGAAAGTAGGGGAAGAAGATCGTACGTTACAGGCCACCGTTGCTCCTGTAAGTGCGACAAATAAAGCAGTAACCTGGATCAGCAGCAATCCAGCAGTGGCGACAGTAGATGAGAATGGTAAAGTTCATGCTGTAAAACCAGGAGCAGCAACTATTACGGTAAAGACTGTAGATGGTCTAAAAACTGCATCGTGCACAGTAACTGTACCAGTAGTAGGAACTACAATGAAGCTGCCAGAAACTCTGACAGTCAAAATGAAAACAACGTCTACATTAACCCCAGTCTTTACGCCAGTGAATACAACGAACAAAGCTGTAACATGGGTTAGTAGCAATCCAGAAATCGCAACAGTCAGCGAGAAAGGTGTCATTACACCAAAAACACCAGGTAGTACGACCATTACAGCGACAGCGGTAGATGGTGGATTTACAGCAAGTACGAATGTGACAGTTATCTGGGCAGTTACCGGAATAAAGCTGGATAAAACAGCTCTTAGCCTGAAGGTAGGAGAAGAGGATGTAGCCCTTACGGCGACCATTACTCCGGAAAATGCGACAAATCAAGCGATAACGTGGACCAGCAGCAATCCGGCAATCGCGACAGTAGATGAGAATGGTAAAGTTCATGCTATAAAGCCAGGAACAGTAGTCATTACGGCAAAAACAGTAGAAGGTTTAAAAGTAGCATCGTGCAGAGTAACTGTACCAGTAGTAGGAACTACAATGAAGCTGCCAGAGGCCCTGACAGTCAAAATGAAAACAACGTCTACATTAACCCCAGTCTTTACGCCAGTGAATACAACGAATAAAGCTGTAACATGGGTTAGTAGCAATCCAGAAATCGCAACAGTCAGCGAGAAAGGTGTCATTACACCAAAAACACCAGGTAGTACGACCATTACAGCGACAGCGGTAGATGGTGGATTTACAGCAAGTACAAATGTAACAGTGATCTGGGCGGTTACCGGAATAAAGCTGGATAAAACAGCTCTTAGCCTGAAGGTAGGAGAAGAGGATGCAGCCCTTACGGCGACCATTACTCCGGAAAATGCGACAAATCAAGCGATAACGTGGACCAGCAGCAATCCGAAAATCGCGACAGTAGATGAGAATGGTAAAGTTCATGCTGTAGGATCCGGCACGGCAATTATCACGGCTAAAACGGTAGAAGGTGGAAAAGTAGCAACTTGTCGGGTAAGTTCTTCTGTTCCTGTTGCAGGCATTAGCCTAGGGGAGCGTGCAACCGCCAAGATTGGAACAGCTCTAAAATTAACACCAGTATTTACACCCATTGCTCCAACTAATAAAAATATAGTATGGACTAGTAGCGACCCTGCTGTTGCAGTTGTAAGTACCTCTGGTATCATCACACCGAAATCTACTGGAACTGCTACTATTACAGTAAAAACCGTAGACGGGAATTTCACAGCAAGTACAGAAGTTACGGTTATTCAGGGCGTGACAAGTGTGACATTGAACCAGACGACATTGACGATGACTGTCGGTGACGCTGCAGTACAGCTGCTTCCGACGGTAAATCCTATTACAGCCACAAATCAATCTGTTACGTGGGTAAGCAGCAACCCGTCTGTCGTAACGGTAGATGAGAATGGAACGATACAGGCAGTTTCAGCAGGAACGGCAACAATCACTGTAAAAACTGTTGACGGAAATAAGACAGCAATTTGTAGAGTCACAGTGAAAAAAGCATAA